TCAAGTTGAACTAGATGTGGCTCATAAATTTATATTGAATAACTGTGATGAAATAGAAGAGTACAGAATGTAAGTGCAATATGTAtttcaattttatattttcGATATTACTTCTTGTggtttattttactttatattGGTAATACAATCTGAATTTCAGTAAGCATAAAGAGATGCTGCAAAGGATTCATCCTGAAAATGTTGATAGCAGACATGAAGATCAATTCACAGAGTGGTTCAAAGATCATGTAagttatacatattataaaaataagtttattagttattgaaAACTGACTAATAGAGACTCGTCTTCTATTTTATAGATAAATCAGTTACACATTGATAAATCATTGGATGTTTCTGAAGAGCTGTGGGCATTAGCAAATGGTCCTATACCTTTCATGACAAAGCATTACTCAGGATGCATTGTAAATGAAGTTCGTTTCCACACAAGATTACACCGTTGTCTTTTATAATGACATTTAGTgtgttaatatttattttgcTGACTTGACCAATTCTAAAAATGATCTATTTCTTAATGGTAATTTATAGGGATGGTTTGACTTCAAGGATTGGGAAACTGATCCTAATGTGGAAATGtatgtggatgacatgcttCAGAATAGCTATAGGCAGTGGAGGAATACTATGCACATAGATTATAAGATGTTGAAGGCAGCTGGAAAAGATCCACTTACCTCATGTCCTTATGACTGGATTGAGCAAGATGAGTGGAAaagtatgtgtgattggttcgAAGATCCTATATTCAAGGTGATTGGTTCTAGTTTTGTTTACTTGCATGATCTTAATTCTTTTGTTGCCTTTTATGTTTTGTCTAACTATCTTTTTGGTATTTAATAGAAAAAATCAGAAGCCAATACAAAGAACCGTGCCATGTTACCCTATCCGCACACTGGCGGTTCAAAATCAAATCATGTTCGAGCACAAGAGATGGTATATTACTGattttttatttccattttGGCTTATATTTATACTAGGAAGAAAACTAGAGCTAACTCGTGATCTTTTATGCTATAAAATAGGTTCCACCAAGTGCAATTGATGCCTGGACTGCTGCTCACATAAAAAAGGATGGCCAATTTGTGAATAATACTGCAAAATCTCTCGATGTAATTTTCACTATAGTCGGCTGATTCTAGTaactttgttttttattagtAACATGACatttacatatatattatacatttaatGACTCTTTGAGTTATGTGAATCTAATATGTACAGGATGAGTTAAAAGAAGAGAGAAGGCAATGCATCGAGAATGGAGAAATTGTCAATGAAGTTAAAATTATGGAAAATGTCCTAGGAAAGAGGGCTGGTCGTGCCAAAGGGTTGGGTATGGGGGTCATACCACCCCAATCTTCTCGCAAACCCGAATCTTCAGCTAATAGAGCACTACTTGAAGAACTAAAACAGTGCAAGGAGAAGATTCAATGCTATGAGGAGCGAATTCAAGCACAAGATACCCAAATCCAAAATCTTGTACAAAGCCAGCAAGGGATACAATAAATGCTGCAAGAATTCCTCGTTTGGAAACAGAAGCAGTGTGGAGGTTCTTCCTAGTAATGGTGAGTTTGTAGATCTTTATTCGAAACAAATGCATTTATGTGCAGTTACTTACTATTGTGGAACAACTTGGTTACTTCAGCATAGTAATTATTCTTGTATTGCTTGTCCTCATGATTAGGTGGTCCCTAAGCAATTTGTAGTGATCATCCATGCATCATAACAAAAATACATATTTTCCATGCCATTCTATTGTTTCTCTGATTTCagatttttcttggttttattgTACAGGTTTGGGATGAACGTTTGGGACTGCTTTTGGCTTTTGGACTGCTTTTAGCTCATACTGAAGAATTCCTCTATTTTGATATCATCCATGTCTAGTATTTTGTTGACCATGGAATTGAAGTCCATCTTTTGATTTTAGCACATGTTAGGTATATAGCAGTTATCTagggagaaatagcaatatttATATTGGTTTCAAATCATGGAATGTAATGATATGTCAATGTTTGACATGGTTAACTTTTGTGGTTTGACATATTATGGTTGCCTACTAATGAAATTTGTAAAGTTTTGGTTGATATTTTGCTTGCatacttttatattttgattgGGTGGAGTGTTTTAGTAGATGATATTATTACTTTGTTGTCACTAAAATTGCTAGGCTTAAAAATGCTACATGGTGAAATTAGAAACTAATATATTATAGTGATGCAGCTGTCGTCAGGAAAA
The genomic region above belongs to Coffea arabica cultivar ET-39 chromosome 7c, Coffea Arabica ET-39 HiFi, whole genome shotgun sequence and contains:
- the LOC113698347 gene encoding uncharacterized protein isoform X1, whose product is MDDLERLEKNAPLILCKLEKIFPPAFFDIMIHLIVHLPKEAKLGGPVHPRWMFLFERYLGSLKKYVRNRARPEGSIAEGYIANECLTFMSKYLHGIETKFTRKRRNYDYNQDKAEELVVFSLSVRPFGLVTPPTKLSQVELDVAHKFILNNCDEIEEYRIKHKEMLQRIHPENVDSRHEDQFTEWFKDHINQLHIDKSLDVSEELWALANGPIPFMTKHYSGCIVNEGWFDFKDWETDPNVEMYVDDMLQNSYRQWRNTMHIDYKMLKAAGKDPLTSCPYDWIEQDEWKSMCDWFEDPIFKKKSEANTKNRAMLPYPHTGGSKSNHVRAQEMVPPSAIDAWTAAHIKKDGQFVNNTAKSLDDELKEERRQCIENGEIVNEVKIMENVLGKRAGRAKGLGMGVIPPQSSRKPESSANRALLEELKQCKEKIQCYEERIQAQDTQIQNLVQSQQGIQ
- the LOC113698347 gene encoding uncharacterized protein isoform X2, coding for MDDLERLEKNAPLILCKLEKIFPPAFFDIMIHLIVHLPKEAKLGGPVHPRWMFLFERYLGSLKKYVRNRARPEGSIAEGYIANECLTFMSKYLHGIETKFTRKRRNYDYNQDKAEELVVFSLSVRPFGLVTPPTKLSQVELDVAHKFILNNCDEIEEYRIKHKEMLQRIHPENVDSRHEDQFTEWFKDHINQLHIDKSLDVSEELWALANGPIPFMTKHYSGCIGWFDFKDWETDPNVEMYVDDMLQNSYRQWRNTMHIDYKMLKAAGKDPLTSCPYDWIEQDEWKSMCDWFEDPIFKKKSEANTKNRAMLPYPHTGGSKSNHVRAQEMVPPSAIDAWTAAHIKKDGQFVNNTAKSLDDELKEERRQCIENGEIVNEVKIMENVLGKRAGRAKGLGMGVIPPQSSRKPESSANRALLEELKQCKEKIQCYEERIQAQDTQIQNLVQSQQGIQ